From Mustela nigripes isolate SB6536 chromosome 13, MUSNIG.SB6536, whole genome shotgun sequence, one genomic window encodes:
- the LOC131998613 gene encoding olfactory receptor 11G2-like: protein MGSFIAPRYMKISNTLNISSTITGFILLGFPCPRQGQILLFLLFTLLYLLTLMGNGSIICAVRWDQRLHTPMYILLANFSFLEICYVTSTVPNMLANFLSDTKVISFSGCFLQFYFFFSLGSTECFFLAIMAFDRYLAICRPLHYPTIMTRCLCTNLVVTCWILGFLWFPVPIIVISQMSFCGSRIIDHFLCDPGPLLALTCARAPIMEFFWMILSSLLLFIPFLCIIVSYTLVLRAVLRVPSAAGRRKAFSTCGSHLAVVSLFYGSVMVMYLSPTSEHESGMQKLVTLFYSVGTPLINPVIYSLRNKDMKYALQKFLGI from the coding sequence ATGGGTTCTTTCATAGCTCCCAGATACATGAAAATCTCCAACACCCTCAACATCTCCAGCACCATCACTGGCTTCATCCTCCTGGGGTTCCCTTGCCCCAGGCAAGGGCAGAtcctcctctttctgctcttCACCCTTCTCTACCTCCTGACCCTCATGGGCAATGGGTCTATCATCTGTGCCGTGCGCTGGGATCAGAGACTCCATACTCCCATGTACATCTTGCTCGCCAACTTCTCCTTCCTAGAGATCTGCTATGTCACCTCCACTGTCCCCAACATGTTGGCCAACTTCCTCTCTGACACCAAGGTCATCTCCTTCTCTGGATGCTTTCTCCagttctactttttcttctccttgggTTCTACAGAATGCTTTTTCTTGGCTATTATGGCATTTGATCGGTACCTTGCCATCTGCCGACCTCTACACTATCCAACCATTATGACAAGATGTCTCTGTACCAATCTGGTGGTCACCTGCTGGATACTTGGTTTCCTCTGGTTCCCAGTCCCAATCATTGTTATTTCCCAAATGTCCTTCTGTGGGTCTAGGATCATTGACCACTTCCTATGTGACCCAGGTCCCCTATTAGCACTCACCTGTGCCAGAGCCCCAATAATGGAGTTCTTTTGGATGATTTTaagttctttgcttttatttattcctttcctctGCATCATAGTATCCTATACTCTGGTCCTCAGAGCTGTGTTGAGGGTCCCTTCAGCAGCTGGACGAAGAAAAGCTTTCTCTACCTGTGGGTCCCATCTGGCTGTGGTTTCATTGTTTTATGGCTCAGTGATGGTCATGTATCTGAGCCCAACATCTGAACATGAATCTGGGATGCAGAAGCTTGTGACCCTCTTTTATTCTGTAGGAACCCCACTCATTAATCCTGTCATCTACAGTCTGAGAAACAAAGATATGAAATATGCCCTGCAGAAATTTCtaggaatataa